The following are encoded together in the Choristoneura fumiferana chromosome 4, NRCan_CFum_1, whole genome shotgun sequence genome:
- the LOC141427404 gene encoding discs large homolog 1-like protein isoform X2, whose product MTTWMALFGLVWLLRVRGSLCGCAACRRARDAPPSERAPSPERAPFDVITLQQYTRDVTVQTDFDDEDDLDKIELQITEESNVGNYEGGRETQSPDAARRAAGSYQPSDSDNESVWETSDVTLERGAGGLGLSIAGGETGGDVSITRLAENGAAKKDGRLQIGDILIQVNEVTVENAPHAVAVDALQKAGNIVRLRVRRARRPRVVTLWRGARGLGLGIAGGADDAAGGGGVFVSHIAVGGAAHHDGRLRLGDKILAVRDEDGIETSLIGATHAQAVTALRSTGEHVTLVVLPAGSVPPVARTAPLYSTKTQATSCSTLHELLEEEPNEIPRCVRMVRLVRSGSRLGMDIVGGLGGEVDTTSGVEDDACGVFVSGVSAGGAAYGMLHRGDRILSVDGRDLTRATHEQAAAALKQYSGAAVSIAAQYQPEQYERLRARIRAINAAAAASPHTHRHTHVPVHPDLHAVYQR is encoded by the exons ATGACAACGTGGATGGCGCTGTTCGGGCTAGTGTGGCTGTTGCGCGTACGCGGTTCGCTGTGCGGCTGCGCGGCGTGCAGGCGCGCGCGCGACGCGCCGCCTAGCGAACGCGCTCCGAGCCCCGAGCGCGCGCCGTTCGATGTCATCACGTTGCAACAGTACACGCGTGACGTCACCGTGCAGACAGACTTCGACGATGAAGACGACCTGGATAAGATTGAGCTGCAGATCACCGAGGAAT CAAACGTCGGGAACTACGAGGGCGGGCGCGAGACGCAGAGTCCGGATGCCGCCCGACGCGCGGCAGGAAGCTACCAG CCTTCGGATTCAGATAACGAATCTGTTTGGGAGACTTCGGACGTGACGTTGGAGCGAGGAGCGGGGGGTCTCGGCCTGAGCATAGCGGGCGGAGAGACCGGCGGTGACGTCAGCATCACGAGGCTGGCCGAAAACGGAGCTGCGAAGAAGGATGGCAGACTGCAAATAGGAGATATTTTAATACAG GTGAACGAGGTCACGGTAGAGAATGCCCCTCACGCAGTGGCCGTGGATGCTCTTCAAAAGGCTGGAAATATTGTCAGATTA aGAGTACGTCGAGCCCGACGGCCTAGGGTGGTGACACTGTGGAGAGGCGCGCGGGGTCTCGGCCTTGGCATAGCCGGCGGAGCGGACGACGCAGCGGGAGGCGGAGGCGTTTTTGTTTCCCACATAGCGGTCGGTGGGGCGGCCCACCATGACGGCAGACTGAGACTAGGCGATAAGATATTGGCTGTTAGGGATGAAGAT GGTATAGAAACGTCATTAATTGGAGCGACTCACGCCCAAGCAGTAACAGCGTTAAGGAGTACGGGCGAGCATGTGACGCTAGTCGTGTTGCCTGCTGGCTCTGTCCCGCCGGTTGCAAGAACCGCTCCGCTCTACTCTA CCAAGACTCAAGCCACCTCGTGTTCCACGCTTCATGAACTTTTGGAAGAGGAGCCGAATGAAATCccaag GTGCGTTCGAATGGTCCGATTAGTCCGTTCAGGGTCACGGCTCGGCATGGATATAGTCGGGGGCTTAGGGGGCGAAGTAGACACCACCAGCGGGGTCGAAGACGATGCGTGCGGGGTTTTTGTATCAGGGGTTTCGGCGGGAGGGGCTGCGTACGGCATGCTGCATCGGGGGGACCGGATACTAAGCGTGGATGGCAGAGATCTGACGAGGGCCACGCACGAACAGGCTGCGGCTGCTTTGAAG CAGTATTCCGGCGCAGCGGTGTCGATAGCGGCGCAGTATCAGCCGGAGCAGTACGAGCGTTTGCGCGCGCGCATACGGGCGATCAACGCTGCGGCCGCTGCATCACCACACACGCATCGCCACACTCATGTTCCCGTGCATCCCGACCTCCACGCTGTTTATCAAAG GTAG
- the LOC141427404 gene encoding discs large homolog 1-like protein isoform X1 gives MTTWMALFGLVWLLRVRGSLCGCAACRRARDAPPSERAPSPERAPFDVITLQQYTRDVTVQTDFDDEDDLDKIELQITEESNVGNYEGGRETQSPDAARRAAGSYQPSDSDNESVWETSDVTLERGAGGLGLSIAGGETGGDVSITRLAENGAAKKDGRLQIGDILIQVNEVTVENAPHAVAVDALQKAGNIVRLRVRRARRPRVVTLWRGARGLGLGIAGGADDAAGGGGVFVSHIAVGGAAHHDGRLRLGDKILAVRDEDGIETSLIGATHAQAVTALRSTGEHVTLVVLPAGSVPPVARTAPLYSTKTQATSCSTLHELLEEEPNEIPRCVRMVRLVRSGSRLGMDIVGGLGGEVDTTSGVEDDACGVFVSGVSAGGAAYGMLHRGDRILSVDGRDLTRATHEQAAAALKQYSGAAVSIAAQYQPEQYERLRARIRAINAAAAASPHTHRHTHVPVHPDLHAVYQSKNVTTKIIRNKRSTHLTAGVS, from the exons ATGACAACGTGGATGGCGCTGTTCGGGCTAGTGTGGCTGTTGCGCGTACGCGGTTCGCTGTGCGGCTGCGCGGCGTGCAGGCGCGCGCGCGACGCGCCGCCTAGCGAACGCGCTCCGAGCCCCGAGCGCGCGCCGTTCGATGTCATCACGTTGCAACAGTACACGCGTGACGTCACCGTGCAGACAGACTTCGACGATGAAGACGACCTGGATAAGATTGAGCTGCAGATCACCGAGGAAT CAAACGTCGGGAACTACGAGGGCGGGCGCGAGACGCAGAGTCCGGATGCCGCCCGACGCGCGGCAGGAAGCTACCAG CCTTCGGATTCAGATAACGAATCTGTTTGGGAGACTTCGGACGTGACGTTGGAGCGAGGAGCGGGGGGTCTCGGCCTGAGCATAGCGGGCGGAGAGACCGGCGGTGACGTCAGCATCACGAGGCTGGCCGAAAACGGAGCTGCGAAGAAGGATGGCAGACTGCAAATAGGAGATATTTTAATACAG GTGAACGAGGTCACGGTAGAGAATGCCCCTCACGCAGTGGCCGTGGATGCTCTTCAAAAGGCTGGAAATATTGTCAGATTA aGAGTACGTCGAGCCCGACGGCCTAGGGTGGTGACACTGTGGAGAGGCGCGCGGGGTCTCGGCCTTGGCATAGCCGGCGGAGCGGACGACGCAGCGGGAGGCGGAGGCGTTTTTGTTTCCCACATAGCGGTCGGTGGGGCGGCCCACCATGACGGCAGACTGAGACTAGGCGATAAGATATTGGCTGTTAGGGATGAAGAT GGTATAGAAACGTCATTAATTGGAGCGACTCACGCCCAAGCAGTAACAGCGTTAAGGAGTACGGGCGAGCATGTGACGCTAGTCGTGTTGCCTGCTGGCTCTGTCCCGCCGGTTGCAAGAACCGCTCCGCTCTACTCTA CCAAGACTCAAGCCACCTCGTGTTCCACGCTTCATGAACTTTTGGAAGAGGAGCCGAATGAAATCccaag GTGCGTTCGAATGGTCCGATTAGTCCGTTCAGGGTCACGGCTCGGCATGGATATAGTCGGGGGCTTAGGGGGCGAAGTAGACACCACCAGCGGGGTCGAAGACGATGCGTGCGGGGTTTTTGTATCAGGGGTTTCGGCGGGAGGGGCTGCGTACGGCATGCTGCATCGGGGGGACCGGATACTAAGCGTGGATGGCAGAGATCTGACGAGGGCCACGCACGAACAGGCTGCGGCTGCTTTGAAG CAGTATTCCGGCGCAGCGGTGTCGATAGCGGCGCAGTATCAGCCGGAGCAGTACGAGCGTTTGCGCGCGCGCATACGGGCGATCAACGCTGCGGCCGCTGCATCACCACACACGCATCGCCACACTCATGTTCCCGTGCATCCCGACCTCCACGCTGTTTATCAAAG caaaaatgtgaccacgaaaatcaTACGGAATAAACGCTCGACACACCTGACAGCcggggtgtcgtaa